The genomic window TCTTTGTAGATTTTGCTTACTGCGTCATCTAAGAAATGACCTATTTTTTCCATTACCGTGATGGTGTCTGCTTTTTCTTTTGGATGCTGACCAATATCTACTAGATTGTTAAAGAGTTCATTAACATTGGTCATGTTAAAGTTACCAGCTACAATAAGGTTTCTGTGCATCCAATTGTTTTGTCTTAAAAATGGATGAACACTTTCTACACTGTTTTTTCCAAAAGTACCATAGCGCACATGTCCTAATAATACCTCTCCCACATAAGGAATGTTCTTTTTTTGTAGTTCAACACTATCCTTATATTCAGGATGTTGTGTCATTTCCTTGTTGATGCGCTCATTAATTTGGGAGAAAATATCTTGAATAGGTTGCTGAGCTATAGATCGCACTCTACTTATATAGCGTTCGCCAGGTTTTGTGTCTAATTTAATACTTGCAAAGCCAGCACCATCTTGTCCGCGATTGTGCTGTTTTTCCATCATTAAATACATTTTGTTTACACCATAAAACGCACTACCATATTTTTCTTTGTAATATTCTAATGGTTTTAATAGCCTTATAAGTGCAATACCGCACTCGTGTTTTAAAGCATCACTCATGTTATGTAATAAAAAAACGCGCTAAAAATTGAGCGCGTTGGTTTTTTAAGTTAATTCTATATCAAATTGTGTTAGACTCTTAAATTGGTCTAAGCGTTTATGCACTTCTTCCGTTTTCAAATTCTCCATGCGCTCTGTGCCAAATTTCTCAACACAAAACGATGCTAATGTAGAACCGTATATTACGGCTGTTTTTAAATTTTCAAAAGAGTAATCGCCTGTTTTTGCTAAATAACCAGCAAAACCTCCAGCAAATGTATCACCAGCACCAGTTGGGTCAAAGACCTCTTCTAATGGTAATGCTGGTGCAAAGAACACACTGTCATTATGAAATAATAATGCTCCGTGCTCCCCTTTCTTAATAACTACATACTTTGGTCCCATTTCATGAATCTTCCTTGCGGCAATAACCAATGAATATTCGCCAGTTAATTGTCTTGCCTCTTCATCATTAATGGTAATGACGTCTATATGTTTTATGGTGTTGTGTAAATCTTCTAATGCACAATCCATCCAAAAATTCATGGTATCTAAAATTACCATTTTTGGTTTGGTTGTCATTTGATTTAACACACTCATTTGCGTTAATGGGTGCAAGTTTCCTAACATTACGACTTCAGCATCTTTGTAATTGTCTGGGACAACAGGCTCAAAATCTGCTAAAACATTAAGTTCTGTTGCTAAGGTGTCTCTAGAATTCATGTCGTTATGGTATTTACCACTCCAAAAGAAGGTTTTGCCATCTTTTACGATTTCTATACCAGACACGTCAATATTTTTATTAGACATAAGGTCTAAATATTCTTGCGGAAAATCTCCACCAACCACTGAAACTACAGCAGAATCTACATTAAAATTAGAAGCAGCTAAGCCAATAAAAGTGCCAGCACCACCAAGAATTTTGTCAGTTTTACCAAAAGGTGTTTCAATGGCATCAAAGGCTACAGTACCAACAATTACTAATTTACCCATTAAAGTAAGTTTGAATTAAGGTGCAAAAGTACATAAAATATATTGCTGATGAAACATACAGAGTAACATCTGCATTTAATTATTTTCTTCCAAAATCTGCAGGAATTTCTCCCCAAGCTTTGGTCTCCCATTTAACGATGGTAGTAGTGTAGTTGTTTTCTTTCAGCCATTTTACAGCTCTGTCTACCAAATCAAAAACAGGTTTGTTTTTAGCGTTGCGTTCTAATTTAGAATTGCACATTTTTTTTCGTACCCAACTCATTGCGGTTTTAGAGTCGGTATAAATGATTCGGTCGCTATTATGCTGTTTTAAAAATGCTAATCCGTGAACGATAGCTAAAAATTCGCCAATATTGTTGGTGCCTTCTTCAAAAGGACCTTGTATAAAGAGTTGTTTTTTTGTTTTGGTATCTACACCGCGATATTCCATTTTGCCTGGATTACCAGAAGATGCAGCATCTACTGAAATTGAATTATAATTGGGTTGTCCTATTTTTTTGAGTTGTTCGTCAGATAGTTCGCTTTTAAAACTTTTTGATTTACCAATGTAATCTTTTGAGCCATCTTTGTATGCTTTTTTTGCAGCTTCAAAAGTTGAAAACGATTTATACTGAGCACCTTTGAAATCTTTGATTTGAGCTTTACAGTCATCCCAAGACTCAAAGACTCCGGTTTTGTGGCCTTTCCAAACGGTGTAGTATTTCTTTTTCTTTTTAGCCATTTAATAACTTTTCAACAACTCTCGGAAAATGCTCCATTTCCAATTCATGGATTTTAGCAGCAACATCATCAGCTGTATCTAACGCTTTTACTTCACATTTTGCTTGAAAAATAATTGCTCCTTCGTCATAATTTTCATTTACATAATGAATCGTTATGCCAGTTTCAGTTTCTTTATTTTCTACAACTGCATTGTGTACGTGCATACCATACATGCCTTTTCCACCATATTTTGGCAGCAAAGCAGGATGAATATTTATGACTTTGTTTTCAAACTCCTTGAGAATAAATTCAGGAAATTTCCAGAGAAAACCTGCAAGCACAATTAAATCTGGTTTTGAAGATCTTAAAATATTTAAAACATCTTCAGACTTACTGAATGCTATTCTGTTAAATGACAAAGCGCTAACATTTAGTCTTTTACAACGATCTATAACTTTGGCATGAGGATTGTTAGTCAGTACTTGAATAACAGACGCATTATCGCTGTTTTGAAAAAACTTAATTAAATTTTCAGCATTAGATCCACTACCGGACGCAAAAATTACAATACGCTTCATTTACAGTTATATTGGGTTATTATTCAGAAACAAAAAAAAGAATAATAATTAACAATTAGGCGCAAAACTTAAATTCTTATACCGAATTTTTAGCATTGATATGCACATTTTATCGGTAAAGGTGATTTTTAAAATAAAGTTTTTTATTTTTGCGGTCTAATTAAAACTTAAAATTAAAAGATTATGTCAGACATTGCATCAAGAGTAAAAGCGATTATCGTAGACAAATTAGGTGTTGATGAAAACGAAGTTGTAACTGAAGCAAGCTTCACTAACGACTTAGGTGCAGATTCATTAGATACTGTAGAATTAATCATGGAATTTGAAAAAGAATTTGATATTCAAATCCCAGACGATCAAGCTGAAAACATTGCAACAGTTGGTCAAGCTATCTCTTATATAGAAGAAGCAAAATAAGACTTTATTTTTATGGAATTAAAGCGAGTAGTAGTTACTGGTCTAGGTGCACTTACACCTATTGGCAATACCAAAGATGAATATTGGAATGGTCTTGTTAATGGAAAAAGCGGTGCTGCCCCAATCACGCATTTTGATGCTGAGAAGTTCAAGACGCAATTCGCTTGTGAAATAAAAAACTTTGAAGTTACTGACTTTATTGACAGAAAGTTAGCGCGTCAAATGGATAAATTTTCGCAATATGCAATGGTAGCTTCGGATGAGGCAATCGCAGATTCGAAATTAGATCTAGACGCAATTAACAAATACAGAGTAGGAGTAATTTGGGGAGCTGGTATTGGTGGTTTAGAAACATTTCAAGAAGAAGTGCTTAACTATGCTGCTGGTGACGGTACACCTCGTTTTAGTCCTCGTTTCATTCCAAAAATGATAGCAGATATAGCACCAGGAAACATATCTATTAAATATGGTTTCATGGGTCCTAACTACACAACAGTATCAGCTTGTGCATCTTCTGCCAATTCAATGATTGATGCTCTAAACACTATACGTTTAGGCCATTGTGATGTTGTAATTACTGGTGGAAGTGAAGCAGCGGTAACTATTGCTGGTATGGGAGGATTTAACGCTATGCATGCTATGAGTACCAGAAACGATAGTCCTGAAACTGCCTCAAGACCTTTCGATGCAAATCGAGATGGTTTTGTATTAGGTGAAGGAGCAGGTTCTATTGTTTTAGAAGAGTATGAGCACGCTAAAGCAAGAGGAGCTAAAATCTACGCAGAAGTTGTAGGTGGAGGTTTGTCTTCAGATGCATATCATATGACAGCACCACATCCTGATGGTATTGGAGTTGTTGCGGTAATGAAAAACTGTTTAGAAAATGCTGGTTTAAAACCCGAAGATGTAGATCATATTAATACACACGGAACATCAACTCCATTAGGAGACGTTGCCGAATTAAAAGCTATATCAGAAGTGTTTGGAGACCATGCAAAGAAGATTAATATTAATTCTACTAAGTCTATGACTGGTCACTTGTTGGGTGCTGCAGGTGCTATTGAGGCTATTGCGTCTATTTTAGCATTAGAGTACGGTATTATACCACCAACAATTAACCATGAAACAGCAGACGAAAATATAGATCCAGAATTAAATTTAACGCTCAATAAAGCTCAGAAACGAGATATTAAAATAGCAATGAGTAATACATTTGGATTTGGCGGTCACAACGCTTGTGTATTATTTAAAAAATTAGACTAAATCCCGAATGAGTTTCATTCGTAACATATTAAAAAATTCCCGTTCATTCGATGACGGGAATTTTTTTTTAAAACTCAAAGAGATTCTTGGATTCAAGCCAAGATCGCAAAATTTATACATTAAGGCTTTTACGCATCGTTCGATGAACATTAAGGATAAAAAAGGAAATCCTATTAACTACGAACGACTAGAATTTGTTGGAGATGCTATGATAAGTTCAGTTATTGCGGCTTATCTCTATGAACAAGTTCCTCACGGAGATGAAGGTTATCTTACCAAAATGCGCTCAAAAGTAGTGAGTAGAGAGCATCTTAATGAATTGGGTAAGGAGCTAAATCTCATAGGTTTAGTGCAGAGTAGAATACCAAAATCTAATTTTGGAAATAATATTCACGGTAATCTTTTTGAAGCTTTAGTTGGTGCTATTTATTTAGATAGAGGCTACAAAGCATGCGAAAAGTTTTTATATAAGCGGATTATAAATCCGCATGTAGATATTGAAACCTTAGAAGGCAAAGTTATTAGCTATAAAAGTTTATTGATAGAGTGGTGCCAAAAAGAGAAAAACACTTTTGATTATGAAGTGTATGAAGATACAGGTAATGATGAGTTAAAACATTTCTCGGTAAGACTAAGTATTAACGATAAAGTCGTTTCTAAAGCCAGAGCAACTTCTAAGAAAAAGGCAGAAGAAAAGGCATCAAAGCGTGCTTTTTTTGCCTTCCAAAAGCAAATTACAAAGCTTATATAATATAGAGTTTATCGAGATTGAATCTTAAAGCTAAAATCTACAACGTTTTCGTAGTTTTTAAGGGTTAAGATTAACCAAAAGTTGACATTACCAACCCATTATTGTGCTATATTTACCAATTAAAGTTATAACGGTATGGCGTTGCATAAACTTATGGTTGATGATTTTTATGACGATACCTACAAACTCATTGCTATACATTGTGGGTTAGAAGACTATCGTTTAGCCTATCTGCTTAACCAAAGTTTAGACCTTAGACTACAACGAAAAACGGAAGATTTAGATATGGAATATTTAAAATCTTCTTACAGTATTTTTGAGTGGGATAATGCTTCCCAATACGTTACTTGGAACTTAGTGTCTAATGTTTGTAAAAAAGAAGAAGATAGTTTGTACAGTACAGGTTTATTTCAAACTAACGAAAAAGTAATTAAAACATTCAATCTTGTTCCAGAGTATAAAAAAGTAGATTATTTTATAAAGATTTCTGATGAAATACAGAATGTCAACGAAAAACTTATATTAAATAAGCTTCAAAATATACCACAGATTATAACTAGCTATTCGGTTAATCCGTCTGAACTAAAATCTAAAGATCATTTAATTTTTTGAATTGATGCCAAATAAAAAAACCAAAATAGTAGCCACATTAGGCCCAGCAACGAGTAATAAGGAAACCTTAAAAGCAATGCTAGAAGAGGGAGCTAATGTGTTTAGAATTAACTTCTCTCATGCTAATTACGATGACGTAAAAGAGCGCATAAACATGATTCGCGAACTCAATGAAGAGTTTGGGTTCAATGCTGCAATATTAGCAGATTTACAAGGTCCTAAGCTTAGAGTAGGTACTATGAAGGGTGAAGTTATTGTAGATGAAGGAGACGAAATAATTTTTGCCACAGGAAAACGATTTGAAGGTACTAAAGAGCGTGTCTACATGACTTATGAAAAGTTTCCTCAAGACGCAAAACCAGGTGAACGTATTTTATTAGATGACGGAAAATTGATTTTTGAAGTTGTTTCTACTGATGGGAAAAAAGAAGTAAAAGCTAAGGTTATCCAAGGAGGTCCTTTAAAATCTAAAAAAGGAGTGAATCTTCCTAATACCAATATTTCTCAACCAGCTTTAACCGAAAAAGATATCGAAGATGCCATTTTTGCTATTGGTCAGGAAGTAGATTGGATTGCATTGTCCTTTGTGCGTCATGCCGAAGATTTAATGGAATTAGAAGAGCTTATTAAAGAACACGGAAATTATAAAATTCCTATTATAGCCAAGATTGAAAAGCCAGAAGCTGTTGAAAATATCGACAAGATTGTTGCCTATTGTGATGGCTTAATGGTAGCTCGTGGTGATTTGGGAGTAGAAATCCCAGCGGAGGAAGTACCTTTAATACAAAAGCAACTAGTATTAAGAGCCAAGCGTGCCAGAATTCCGGTAATTATTGCAACGCAAATGATGGAAACTATGATTACTAGTTTAACACCAACACGTGCTGAGGTAAATGATGTTGCCAACTCTGTAATGGATGGTGCTGATGCTGTAATGCTTTCAGGAGAGACGTCTGTTGGTCAGTATCCTGTACAGGTTATTCGTCAGATGGCAAATATTATTAGAAGTGTAGAGGATTCTCCTTTAATTGAAGTGCCCCAATCACCTCCTCATATTCGTACTAAGCGTTATATCACAAAGTCTATTTGTTATCATGCTGCCAACATGGCGAATGAGATTAATGCAAAAGCCATTTCGACACTTACAAATAGTGGGTATACAGCATTTCAAATTTCAGCATGGAGACCACAAGCACATATTTTAGTATTTACATCTAACAAGCGTATTTTATCTCAATTGAGTTTACTTTGGGGTGTAAAAGCTTTCTACTATGATAGATTTGTAAGTACTGACGAAACCATAGAAGACGTTAACGCTATTGCATGTAAAAAAGGATATCTAGAAGTCGGAGATATGTTAATTAGTTTAGCAGCAATGCCAATTAAAGATAGAGGTATGGTAAATACGTTACGTGTCACCGAGATTGAAAGCTGTAGTTTTTAAGTAAGATATTAGTATTAAATATAAAAGGCTCAATAATTTTATTGAGCCTTTTTGTGTAAATACCAAACTTTAGTTGTATGCTAACAGATCCTTAAAATGTATTAATAATTTAGGGACATCAACTATATAAAAGTTTAATCTCTTAATCCATTATAAACTTAAGTCCTGCTGTAATGATACTAGAGCTAAATGTGGTATTTCTATCGTATTTGTAATACTTTAAATCAACGCTTTTTAATCCAAATTTCCATATATGAGCTTTTGTAAATATGTCTGTATAGGAAATACCAAAGCCAAACTGGTTGGATGAATATTTAGACAAATCATAATCTGACGTATAAAATTCGTAGCTAGACAAAGCCGTTTCATAAGGATAAAAATAGTCTGCCGCAGTTTGATTATAAAATCTATAAGATGGATATAATGTAAATTTATCAGATATTTTAAAAGGTATTTCAATACTAGCTGTGTGCGAATTAATGCCCCAATCATCAAAATAATAACGATAAAAAGTTCTTACAGTAAAGGATTCGCTTAGATACCAATTCAATCGACCTCCAATTGCCACTTTAAATCTTGAGTCTGGTAGTTGTTCAATCGCGTCCGCAAGCTGAAAATCTTCAATAAAAGAATCGGCAATGTCAGAAAAATACACACGCTGAAAAGGAGTAGACAATAGGCCATCTTGCTTTACTAAATCTACAGATAATGATCCCTGTACGTTTTTATGTAGTATTTGAGAAAGTCCAAAACCAACAGAATAAGAATTTCTACTTTCATCCTTAAATTCTGTAAATAAAGGGCTGTAATTTTGGTTTCCTGTAATGGTATTCTGTGTGAATAATGAATTATTTATCCCACTGCCATTTTCACCAAAGGGCCTTAATTCTATGGGATATATAGCATTCCAAGTATCTAAATATACATTGGCACTAATACTAAATTCAGTATTCTTTTCATTAAAAAGTTTAGTATAACTACCTCCAAAACCCAAAGAAAAGTAATCATATTCAGTAGATACCGATAATTTAGCAGACCATATATCATTCCTGTCATCAGAACTGTGGCTATAACTTGCAGTAAGATTAGACCACACATCACCACTAGAAGCACCAGAAGATGCTTGAAATGGACTAGCAGTGCCATCATCAAAAGGATTAATATTACTTGAAGAAGCAGAAGTATAAGCAGAAACACCAGCATCAATAGTTAATATATCATCCTCATTTAGAGGAATAGAAACAACAAATGTAGCTGTAACGTCTGTTAACTCCTCAGTACCAGTTCCGCCACTTACAGCAGCATTATCACCATCTTGGGTATAATAACTCGATAAAAAATCGATCTCTGTTGTTTCCAAGACTCTTTTTTTATAAACACTTGTTGAGTCTTGACTCGTTTGCGCGCTTAGTTTTAAAAAACCAAAAAGGGCTAATATAATTACGAACTTTTTCAATCTTATTGATTTTTAATTACAACCACAGCCACCACCTGTTTTTCCTCCGTTTGCTCCAGTAGCAGCTTCCCTGTAAGAATGCATTGTGCTTACATTTCTATCACATTTTTTGTCTGCTAATACCATGTCTGGGTCATTAATATTTACTTTTTCATATTCTTTTACAACCACACAGCTGCTCAATGAGCATGAAAATATAGCGAGTATTATTATTTGTTTAATCATGATGATTTTCTATTTCGATGTTTTTTGACTTTATAATATTTCCCTTATCGTCTATAATAATGCATTCAATATTTGGGAGTTGATTAATGCGGTCAAGACCTGTATCTTTTCCCATAACAAAAACAGAAGTTGCCAAAGCGTCTGCCAGTTCAGCTTTTGGTGCAAAAACGGTAACGCTTATTATACCACTCGACGGATAACCTGTTCGAGGATCAATAATGTGTGAATACCTTATTCCGTTAAAATTCACAAACTTCTCATAGTTTCCTGAAGTTACCACAGCACTATTATTAATAGGTAATAGCGCAAACGCCTTATTCTTGTTTAAAGGGTTTGTAATAGCAACTTTCCATTCACTTCCATTAGGTTGTTTTCCCCAGGTATTCATATCTCCAGATGCATTGATAATCCCAGCAGTAACTCCTTTAGACATAAGCAACTCTTTAGCTTTATCTGCCGCATAACCTTTACCAATAGCTCCAAAACCAATCTTCATACCCTTAAGCTTTAAAAAGACTGTGTTTTTAGATTTGTCTAGTATAATATTTTTAAAGCCTACCTTTTCTACAGAGGCTTTAATTTCATCTTCACTTGGCATCTCTTTCATGCTGCCATCAAATTTCCAGATTTTATCCATTGAGGCATAACTGATATCAAAAGCACCATCTGTAAGATGAGAAATAGCAATTGCTCGCTCTATAAGCTGAAATAATTCTAGGTCGACTTCTACTGCTTTTATACCTGAGTTTCTATTAATTTTGGATGTTTGCGAATTTTCATCCCAAGATGAAATAAGATTCTCAATTCTTTCAATTTCATCAACAGCTAGTTTAATAAATTTTTTTCCTTCTATAGAATCTTTTGCAACAACAGTAATGTCAAAACGGCTACCCATTAACTTGAGAGTTTCCTTGAAAGTTTGTTGGGCCGAACTTATATGAACAGTAGTTATAAATAGGACTAATGTGAGAAGGTATTTCATTTGCTTAAATTTATTTTAAAAAAGCATTTATTTCTTCGATATACTTTTTTGGTGTCGCTTTTTTATAGCTCGTCTCACCAAGAACTTCTCCTTTTGAGTTTAAAACAACTACAAAAGGAAAGTAACCTTGCTTATTATATTTTTCAGCAAGTTTTTTGTTGGCTTCTGTTTGTTCTTCTGAGAGTTTGTTGCTTTTTTTTCTTGGAAAATCTGCCTTTAGCATCACATAATGTTCTTTAGCATAGGATTTAAATTCTTCTGTACTCCAAATTTCTTTATCTAGTTTTATACAAGGAGCACACCAATCAGAACCTTGAAAAACTAAAATAATTGGCTTGTTGCTGCTAGTAGCAATTTCTTGTGCTTCAGAAAAGTCTGTGTGCCATTCTTGTGCATTTACTATTGCAATGCTAAACAACAATGATAGTGTAGTGAGTATTATCTTCATTTTTTTAAAATATAACAACATAGTTAAACGGAAGATACGTTAGTTTATTTTTGTTGATGTAACTTTTATTACAAAACCACATAAGCAATTTAAGAATTATGATTTGATAATAGTTTAAAAATCAAACTTTAGTTGTACACTAACAGATTTTTTATCCTCATCAATTGGTTTTGATTGTTTGTCCTTGTCAGTATTTAGATTAGATAGTGATATTCCCAAAAGCCGAACAGAGTTGTTTAATTTTTCTTGATATAATAACTCTTTTGCGGTTTCTAGAATAATAGATTTATCGCTGATAAAATAAGGAAGTGTTTTACTACGAGTTTGCAAAGTAAAGTCGCTGTATTTAATTTTTAATGTTATCGTTTTTCCCGCTACTTTGCTTTTTTCTAAACGTTTTGAAACTTCTTCTGCAATGTGATCTAACTTTTCGAGCATAAAAATTTCCGAAGATAGGTTTTCGCTAAAGGTACGCTCTGCTGCTAAGGACTTTCTTATGCGGTTTGGTTTAACTTCACTATGATGAATTCCTCTAACCACATAGTAGTAGTAACGACCAGATTTACCAAAGTTTTTATCTAGGTATTCGAGGCTTTTAGATTTTAAATCTTTACCGGTAAATATGCCTTTTTGATACATTTTTTCGGCAGTAACCTTACCAACACCATAAAATTTTCTGATGTCTAAATCTTCTAAAAATTGAAGTACATCTTCGGGATTTACAGTTTTTTGTCCGTTAGGTTTATTATAATCACTCGCCACTTTAGCAATAAATTTATTGATAGAGATGCCTGCGGAAGCTGTTAAGCCCACTTCGTCATAAATACGTTGTCTTATCTTCTTAGCAATTAAAGTAGCGCTAGGAAGCCCTATTTTGTTTTCAGTAACATCTAAATAGGCTTCATCTAAAGATAAAGGTTCGACCAAATCAGTGTAGTCAAAAAATATTTTACGTATTCGGTTAGAAATTTCCTTGTATCTATCAAATCGAGGTCTTACAAATATAAGTTCAGGACAGAGTTTTTCTGCCAAACGACCAGACATGGCGCTTTTTACTCCAAATTGTCGTGCTTCGTAACTTGCAGCACTAATAACTCCACGTTTTCCGCCACCACCAACAGCAATAGGTTTACCTTTAAGTTCAGGATCATCCATTTGCTCAACAGAAGCATAAAATGCATCCATATCTACGTGAATTATCTTTCTTATTGGTAAATCGTTTAGCATAGTGTAAATTTAGACATTAAATACCGTTTAATGACCGTAGAAATAGAGCGTAAATTTTTAGTGAATTCTAATGATTTTAAAAAAGAAGCATCGAAAAGTTATAGCATAAAACAGGGCTTTTTGAATAGCCATGAAGAGCGCACAGTAAGAGTAAGATTAAAAAACGATAAAGGGTACTTAACCATAAAAGGAAAATCTTCGGAAGATGGATTGGTGCGTTTTGAATGGGAAACTGAAATTACGAAGCAAGAAGCAGAACAACTCTTAGCGTTGTGTGAAGATGGTATAATTGATAAAATACGCTACGAAGTAAACTTTGGAAACCACACTTTTGAGATTGATGAATTTTTTGGAGAAAATGATGGTTTAGTCATTGCTGAGGTAGAATTACGATCTACAAACGAAGATTTTAATAAACCTGAATGGTTAGGAATAGAAGTTACAGGAGATATTAAATATTATAATTCTCAATTGAGTAAACAACCTTATAAAAACTGGAAATAATGAAAAAAATATTATTACTATTTTTAATGCTATGCCTTGTAGTATCATGTAAATCTTCTGATGCAAATAGCAATGAAGTGAAGCCAGAGTCTATAGCTAAACTAAAAGCAGAACTTATAAAAAAAGGTTTTCAAATTTTTGATTATGTAGATGAAAAAACCCAAGACACTATATTAATGCAACAATATTATATTGCATTTTTAAAAAAAGGGCCAACACGAAGCCAGAACAAAGAAGAGGCTGCTGAGTTACAAAAAGCACATTTAGCACACCTAGGCAAAATGTACAAGTTAGGTTATGCCGATATTTCTGGTCCTTTTGGAGACGATGGAGATATAAGAGGAATTACTATTTACAACGTACCAACATTAAAAATGGCTGATAGTTTAGCTAATGCCGATCCTATGGTAAAAGCTGGGCGTTTGATTATAGAAATTCATCCATGGTGGGCTGCTAAAGGTTTTCCGTTACGATAAAATAAAAACGCTCTGATTTCTCAGAGCGTTTTTTACTTTTATAAGGTTGAATTGTTTACTGTTGCACTTCTGGTCCACCACTTACAATTTTAAACTCAGAACGTCTGTTTTGAGAATGTTCTTCATCAGTACAGTTAGAACCACAATCAACCTTAGGCTCAGATTCACCTTTACCTTCAGCAGAAATACGAGATGCATCAATACCTTTAGAGATTACGTACT from Winogradskyella sp. MH6 includes these protein-coding regions:
- a CDS encoding PfkB family carbohydrate kinase, producing the protein MGKLVIVGTVAFDAIETPFGKTDKILGGAGTFIGLAASNFNVDSAVVSVVGGDFPQEYLDLMSNKNIDVSGIEIVKDGKTFFWSGKYHNDMNSRDTLATELNVLADFEPVVPDNYKDAEVVMLGNLHPLTQMSVLNQMTTKPKMVILDTMNFWMDCALEDLHNTIKHIDVITINDEEARQLTGEYSLVIAARKIHEMGPKYVVIKKGEHGALLFHNDSVFFAPALPLEEVFDPTGAGDTFAGGFAGYLAKTGDYSFENLKTAVIYGSTLASFCVEKFGTERMENLKTEEVHKRLDQFKSLTQFDIELT
- a CDS encoding ribonuclease H1 domain-containing protein, encoding MAKKKKKYYTVWKGHKTGVFESWDDCKAQIKDFKGAQYKSFSTFEAAKKAYKDGSKDYIGKSKSFKSELSDEQLKKIGQPNYNSISVDAASSGNPGKMEYRGVDTKTKKQLFIQGPFEEGTNNIGEFLAIVHGLAFLKQHNSDRIIYTDSKTAMSWVRKKMCNSKLERNAKNKPVFDLVDRAVKWLKENNYTTTIVKWETKAWGEIPADFGRK
- the purN gene encoding phosphoribosylglycinamide formyltransferase codes for the protein MKRIVIFASGSGSNAENLIKFFQNSDNASVIQVLTNNPHAKVIDRCKRLNVSALSFNRIAFSKSEDVLNILRSSKPDLIVLAGFLWKFPEFILKEFENKVINIHPALLPKYGGKGMYGMHVHNAVVENKETETGITIHYVNENYDEGAIIFQAKCEVKALDTADDVAAKIHELEMEHFPRVVEKLLNG
- a CDS encoding acyl carrier protein; the encoded protein is MSDIASRVKAIIVDKLGVDENEVVTEASFTNDLGADSLDTVELIMEFEKEFDIQIPDDQAENIATVGQAISYIEEAK
- the fabF gene encoding beta-ketoacyl-ACP synthase II, with amino-acid sequence MELKRVVVTGLGALTPIGNTKDEYWNGLVNGKSGAAPITHFDAEKFKTQFACEIKNFEVTDFIDRKLARQMDKFSQYAMVASDEAIADSKLDLDAINKYRVGVIWGAGIGGLETFQEEVLNYAAGDGTPRFSPRFIPKMIADIAPGNISIKYGFMGPNYTTVSACASSANSMIDALNTIRLGHCDVVITGGSEAAVTIAGMGGFNAMHAMSTRNDSPETASRPFDANRDGFVLGEGAGSIVLEEYEHAKARGAKIYAEVVGGGLSSDAYHMTAPHPDGIGVVAVMKNCLENAGLKPEDVDHINTHGTSTPLGDVAELKAISEVFGDHAKKININSTKSMTGHLLGAAGAIEAIASILALEYGIIPPTINHETADENIDPELNLTLNKAQKRDIKIAMSNTFGFGGHNACVLFKKLD
- the rnc gene encoding ribonuclease III, which produces MSFIRNILKNSRSFDDGNFFLKLKEILGFKPRSQNLYIKAFTHRSMNIKDKKGNPINYERLEFVGDAMISSVIAAYLYEQVPHGDEGYLTKMRSKVVSREHLNELGKELNLIGLVQSRIPKSNFGNNIHGNLFEALVGAIYLDRGYKACEKFLYKRIINPHVDIETLEGKVISYKSLLIEWCQKEKNTFDYEVYEDTGNDELKHFSVRLSINDKVVSKARATSKKKAEEKASKRAFFAFQKQITKLI
- a CDS encoding IPExxxVDY family protein; the encoded protein is MALHKLMVDDFYDDTYKLIAIHCGLEDYRLAYLLNQSLDLRLQRKTEDLDMEYLKSSYSIFEWDNASQYVTWNLVSNVCKKEEDSLYSTGLFQTNEKVIKTFNLVPEYKKVDYFIKISDEIQNVNEKLILNKLQNIPQIITSYSVNPSELKSKDHLIF
- the pyk gene encoding pyruvate kinase, producing MPNKKTKIVATLGPATSNKETLKAMLEEGANVFRINFSHANYDDVKERINMIRELNEEFGFNAAILADLQGPKLRVGTMKGEVIVDEGDEIIFATGKRFEGTKERVYMTYEKFPQDAKPGERILLDDGKLIFEVVSTDGKKEVKAKVIQGGPLKSKKGVNLPNTNISQPALTEKDIEDAIFAIGQEVDWIALSFVRHAEDLMELEELIKEHGNYKIPIIAKIEKPEAVENIDKIVAYCDGLMVARGDLGVEIPAEEVPLIQKQLVLRAKRARIPVIIATQMMETMITSLTPTRAEVNDVANSVMDGADAVMLSGETSVGQYPVQVIRQMANIIRSVEDSPLIEVPQSPPHIRTKRYITKSICYHAANMANEINAKAISTLTNSGYTAFQISAWRPQAHILVFTSNKRILSQLSLLWGVKAFYYDRFVSTDETIEDVNAIACKKGYLEVGDMLISLAAMPIKDRGMVNTLRVTEIESCSF
- a CDS encoding DUF3570 domain-containing protein; protein product: MRLKKFVIILALFGFLKLSAQTSQDSTSVYKKRVLETTEIDFLSSYYTQDGDNAAVSGGTGTEELTDVTATFVVSIPLNEDDILTIDAGVSAYTSASSSNINPFDDGTASPFQASSGASSGDVWSNLTASYSHSSDDRNDIWSAKLSVSTEYDYFSLGFGGSYTKLFNEKNTEFSISANVYLDTWNAIYPIELRPFGENGSGINNSLFTQNTITGNQNYSPLFTEFKDESRNSYSVGFGLSQILHKNVQGSLSVDLVKQDGLLSTPFQRVYFSDIADSFIEDFQLADAIEQLPDSRFKVAIGGRLNWYLSESFTVRTFYRYYFDDWGINSHTASIEIPFKISDKFTLYPSYRFYNQTAADYFYPYETALSSYEFYTSDYDLSKYSSNQFGFGISYTDIFTKAHIWKFGLKSVDLKYYKYDRNTTFSSSIITAGLKFIMD
- a CDS encoding DUF4266 domain-containing protein, which produces MIKQIIILAIFSCSLSSCVVVKEYEKVNINDPDMVLADKKCDRNVSTMHSYREAATGANGGKTGGGCGCN